In a genomic window of Equus caballus isolate H_3958 breed thoroughbred chromosome 9, TB-T2T, whole genome shotgun sequence:
- the SLC10A5 gene encoding sodium/bile acid cotransporter 5 precursor, which translates to MSRKLFIVLLLLFVTLGEARKSFLSFLTIEKTEILFFTKTEETIIVRSSYKDKWPNSSYLFVQLEDPKMLRVVNVTKTLSDVTNFTINLVTDEVGETNLTIQLWDSEGRQERLIEEIKNVKVKVLRQRKDDLFQASMRIDRNILMIFLPLILLNKCAFGCKIELEVFQTVWKKPLPIILGAVTQFFLMPFCGFLLTQILALPEAQAFGFIMTCTCPGGGGGYLFALLVEGDITLAILMTCTSTLLALIMMPANSYIYSRMLGLSGTFHIPVSKITSTLLFILIPISAGIVIKRRKPEKAKLLERIIRPLSFILMSVGIYMTFRIGLMFLKTVSLEVLLLGALVPTLGLSFGYSFATISMLPLPVCKTVAIESGILNSFLALAIIQLSFSQSKANLASVAPFTVAMCSGCEMLVILLVYKARKTWILIEDKRKNIPLA; encoded by the coding sequence ATGAGTAGAAAACTTTTTATTGtactgcttttgttgtttgtgacTCTGGGAGAAGCAAGGAAATCATTTCTCAGTTTTCTGACTATAGAAAAGACTGAAATACTATTTTTCACAAAGACTGAAGAAACTATCATTGTAAGATCAAGTTACAAGGATAAATGGCCAAACTCTAGTTACCTCTTTGTGCAACTAGAAGATCCGAAAATGCTGCGAGTGGTGAATGTGACCAAGACCTTATCGGATGTTACAAACTTCACCATAAACCTAGTAACAGATGAAGTTGGAGAGACGAATTTGACCATTCAGCTGTGGGATTCTGAAGGTAGGCAAGAAAGactcattgaagaaataaagaatgtcaAAGTCAAAGTGCTCAGACAGAGAAAAGATGATCTTTTCCAGGCATCAATGCGTATTGATAGAAATATCCTAATGATTTTTCTGCCATTGATACTGTTAAATAAATGTGCATTTGGTTGCAAGATTGAATTAGAGGTGTTTCAAACAGTATGGAAGAAACCTTTGCCAATAATTCTTGGGGCAGTTACGCAGTTTTTTCTTATGCCCTTTTGTGGATTTCTTTTGACTCAGATTTTGGCATTGCCTGAGGCACAGGCGTTTGGATTTATAATGACCTGCACCTGcccaggagggggtgggggctaTCTCTTTGCTCTGCTTGTAGAAGGAGACATCACTTTGGCCATTTTGATGACTTGCACGTCAACGTTATTGGCCCTGATAATGATGCCTGCCAATTCTTATATATACAGTAGAATGTTAGGGTTATCAGGTACCTTTCATATTCCCGTTTCTAAAATCACGTCAACACTCCTTTTCATCCTTATACCTATATCAGCTGGAATAGTCATCAAGCGTAGGAAACCTGAAAAAGCAAAGCTTCTGGAGAGAATAATTAGAcctttgagttttattttaatgtctgtagggATTTATATGACTTTCAGAATAGGATTAATGTTTCTAAAAACAGTTAGCCTAGAGGTGCTTCTGTTGGGTGCCTTAGTTCCTACTTTGGGTTTGTCGTTTGGGTACTCCTTTGCTACAATTTCTATGCTGCCTCTTCCTGTTTGTAAAACTGTTGCTATTGAAAGTGGCATACTAAATAGTTTCTTGGCCCTTGCCATTATTCAGCTCTCCTTTTCACAGTCCAAGGCAAACTTAGCTTCTGTGGCTCCTTTTACAGTAGCCATGTGTTCTGGATGTGAAATGTTAGTGATCCTTCTGGTCTACAAGGCTAGGAAAACATGGATCCTtatagaagataaaagaaaaaacattcccTTGGCCTAA